The Lysinibacillus timonensis nucleotide sequence TACCTTATACCAAGGTGCAACAGATGCAGCTGTGGCAATGGGTGTTAAGCCAGTTGGGGTTGTAGAGTCTTGGTTGCAACAACCTATCTATGACTATCTAAAAGAGGATTTGGATGGTGTTCAAATAGTAGGTCAAGAAACTCAGCCAAATTTAGAGGAAATCGCAAAGTTAAAACCAGACTTAATTATTGCTTCTAAATTACGTCATGAAGAAATCTACGAACAATTATCAAAAATTGCGCCAACTGTTGCACATGAGACTGTTTTTGAGTTTAAAGGCACAGTCGAATTAATGGGTAAAGCGTTGAATCAAGAAGAAAAAGCCACTGCACTTCTTTCTGATTGGGATAACCGAGTGGCTGATTTCCAAAGCAAGATTAAGGATAAAATGGGAGACAAATGGCCACTTCATGCATCGGTGTTAAACTTTAGACAAGACCATGCACGTATTTATATTACAGGTTTTGCTGGGTCCATTTTAACTGAACTTGGATTTAAGGGGCCTAAAGACGTATCTGTTGAAGGACAGGATATTCTTAAACTCACTGATAAAGAAAGTATCGCTCAAATGAATGCAGATGTCTTTTATCTATTCATGGAACAAGACGAGGCAATCACGAAAACCTATAATGAATGGACAAACCATCCATTATGGGGGAATCTGGATGCTGTAAAAGAAAATCAAGTTTACACAGTAGATGAAATCATTTGGAATATGGGTGGTGGCATCACAGCAGCGAACTTAATGCTTGATGATATTTATGACAGGTTTGATTTAGAGAAGTAGATATAAGAACTGGAGATAGGAGAGGGGGGTCACTCTTTCTCCTATTTTTGTATGTTCATCCAACTGAGTAGGGACTGTACATAATCTATAAGTTAAATGCCCATTTTGTAAAATTAAAGTTCGTTATAAAGAAATGAAAGGAGGAGTTCCATGAATAGTTTACTTTCTCGTACATCTCTCAAAATAACAGGTTTTAGTATTTGCCTTATGTTATTTTTAATTTCATTCGTGCTTAGTATTGCGCTTGGCCAAACAACGATTCCGTTACAAACGACTTTTGAAGCTTTTTTTC carries:
- a CDS encoding ABC transporter substrate-binding protein, with product MFAIIILGAILVACGNSPSSEPAATENKSATTEKTENSESANSDIRVIEHAMGETEISGTPTKIVTLYQGATDAAVAMGVKPVGVVESWLQQPIYDYLKEDLDGVQIVGQETQPNLEEIAKLKPDLIIASKLRHEEIYEQLSKIAPTVAHETVFEFKGTVELMGKALNQEEKATALLSDWDNRVADFQSKIKDKMGDKWPLHASVLNFRQDHARIYITGFAGSILTELGFKGPKDVSVEGQDILKLTDKESIAQMNADVFYLFMEQDEAITKTYNEWTNHPLWGNLDAVKENQVYTVDEIIWNMGGGITAANLMLDDIYDRFDLEK